Proteins from a genomic interval of Clostridium sp. M62/1:
- a CDS encoding DUF4406 domain-containing protein, whose protein sequence is MRKKLVYICSPCRGDVEKNIEKAQRYCREAVELWDDVIPIAPHVYFTQFLDDTKQEERAAGMDMGLSLLAMCDELWVYGIENPSEGMRSEIEYAKQHQIPIRDAAELYRNREAETLPIGDALIVLPSHVGHLNGVAAIESTTVRINGEMILDLAIELRRHPGHDITLEADKGADSEVDQ, encoded by the coding sequence ATGAGAAAAAAACTGGTTTACATCTGCTCCCCGTGCCGCGGGGACGTTGAAAAGAACATAGAAAAAGCCCAGCGCTACTGTCGCGAAGCCGTCGAGCTCTGGGACGACGTGATCCCGATCGCGCCTCATGTATATTTTACCCAGTTTCTTGACGACACCAAGCAGGAGGAACGCGCCGCGGGCATGGACATGGGCCTCTCACTTCTGGCCATGTGTGACGAGCTCTGGGTTTACGGTATCGAGAATCCGAGTGAGGGCATGAGGAGCGAGATCGAATACGCAAAGCAGCACCAGATCCCGATCCGGGACGCTGCCGAGCTTTACAGAAACCGCGAAGCCGAAACACTTCCGATCGGTGACGCACTGATCGTTCTCCCTTCTCACGTCGGGCACCTGAACGGCGTCGCCGCGATTGAATCCACCACCGTGCGGATCAATGGCGAAATGATCTTAGACCTTGCGATCGAGCTCAGACGACACCCCGGCCACGACATCACGCTGGAGGCCGACAAAGGCGCAGACTCGGAGGTAGATCAATGA
- a CDS encoding DNA N-6-adenine-methyltransferase gives MNDALLSSKNMCWCTPPDFFAELDREFHFELDPASTDKSAKCAKHFTPDDDGLKQDWGGYCVFCNPPYGRAIADWVRKGYEESRKPGTTVVMLIPSRTDTAYFHDWIFGKASEVRFLRGRLKFTDEDGNGEDAAPFPSAVIVWRSPESTGREFATWHI, from the coding sequence ATGAACGACGCACTGCTGAGCAGTAAAAACATGTGCTGGTGCACTCCGCCGGATTTTTTCGCGGAACTGGATCGCGAGTTTCATTTTGAACTGGATCCGGCCAGCACCGACAAAAGCGCCAAGTGCGCGAAACACTTCACGCCGGACGACGACGGCCTAAAGCAAGACTGGGGGGGGTATTGCGTGTTTTGCAATCCGCCATACGGCCGAGCAATCGCCGACTGGGTACGCAAAGGCTACGAAGAAAGCCGGAAGCCCGGCACCACCGTGGTTATGCTCATTCCTTCGCGGACTGACACGGCATATTTTCACGACTGGATCTTCGGCAAGGCCAGCGAGGTGAGATTCCTCCGCGGCCGCCTGAAATTCACCGACGAGGACGGAAACGGCGAGGACGCAGCTCCGTTTCCTTCTGCCGTCATAGTGTGGCGGAGTCCGGAAAGCACCGGGCGCGAGTTTGCCACATGGCACATATAA
- a CDS encoding Holliday junction resolvase RecU, translating into MSWDTVPGRNGEGYPDPTASTALARVQHSQKGLQSKRAGEHFENMITASLNWYCDKGVAFVEKTPEPMKPLRKPDRQGRFLACYTKAGQPDFKGTLTGGRAVVFEAKHTDSDKIDQSRLTPEQVESLTLHHKLGAAAFIMVSVGLENFYRVPWEVWRDMKQIYGRKHMKLEDLEPYRVQYIAGILKLLEGVEIDYTEEGGTP; encoded by the coding sequence ATGAGCTGGGACACGGTTCCGGGAAGAAATGGCGAAGGCTACCCGGATCCAACAGCAAGCACCGCCCTTGCACGGGTGCAGCATAGCCAGAAAGGACTCCAGAGCAAGCGAGCCGGTGAACACTTCGAGAATATGATCACCGCAAGCCTGAACTGGTACTGCGACAAGGGCGTGGCCTTCGTTGAAAAGACTCCGGAGCCCATGAAGCCACTCAGGAAGCCAGACCGACAGGGCCGTTTCCTTGCTTGCTACACCAAAGCCGGACAGCCGGACTTCAAGGGAACGCTCACCGGTGGCCGGGCCGTGGTATTTGAGGCGAAACACACCGACAGCGACAAGATCGACCAGAGCCGCCTCACTCCTGAGCAGGTGGAAAGTCTGACACTGCACCACAAGCTCGGAGCTGCTGCCTTCATCATGGTGAGCGTGGGGCTGGAAAACTTCTACCGGGTACCGTGGGAAGTATGGCGAGACATGAAGCAGATCTACGGGCGCAAACACATGAAGCTCGAAGATCTGGAACCGTACCGCGTGCAATATATCGCCGGGATCCTCAAACTGCTGGAAGGTGTGGAGATCGACTACACCGAGGAAGGAGGCACGCCATGA
- a CDS encoding type II toxin-antitoxin system PemK/MazF family toxin — protein MKRGEIYYIESTYRETGSEQRGGRPAVIVSNDKNNENSEVVEVVYMTTKPKNDLPTHVFIRSALSPSTVLCEQVNSVSVKRIGTLIGKLTKSELTAVDSALAISLGIDFMDPKPAAKEAEHLLEEISKQPLRIVQQDPDVEKIKLETERDLYRNLYNELLSKTMKGASA, from the coding sequence ATGAAACGCGGTGAAATTTATTATATCGAAAGCACATACCGGGAAACCGGAAGCGAGCAGAGAGGCGGCCGTCCTGCGGTGATCGTCTCCAATGACAAGAACAACGAAAACAGCGAGGTTGTGGAAGTGGTATACATGACCACCAAACCAAAAAACGACCTCCCAACTCATGTATTTATCCGGAGCGCACTCTCCCCTTCTACCGTCTTATGCGAACAGGTAAACAGCGTAAGCGTGAAAAGGATCGGGACGCTGATCGGAAAATTGACAAAGAGCGAGCTCACAGCCGTGGACTCTGCTCTGGCAATCTCTCTGGGGATCGACTTCATGGATCCGAAGCCCGCAGCCAAAGAAGCGGAGCATTTACTGGAAGAAATAAGCAAGCAGCCACTCCGGATCGTCCAGCAGGATCCAGACGTTGAAAAGATCAAGCTCGAAACTGAGCGCGATCTCTACCGGAATTTATACAATGAGCTGCTGAGCAAAACCATGAAAGGAGCAAGTGCATGA